In Ochrobactrum sp. Marseille-Q0166, a single genomic region encodes these proteins:
- a CDS encoding FAD-binding oxidoreductase produces the protein MLNDPRSHGLWEKTAPAAPKTTSLNGDLSADVVIVGGGFTGLSTALHLAEKGTNAVVLEGIEIGYGGSGRNVGLVNAGMWVMPDDLPGVLGQQYGDRLLDVLGNAPKLVFEIIEKHKISCEVEKQGTLHCAVGKKGLKELEERYEQWARRGANVKLLDARETEAKVGTKAYSGSLLDLRAGTIQPLAYVRGLAHAAIAAGARIFTQSPVIGASEQNGKWVVKTASGTVTADWIVVATNAYTNVPWSEVRAELVHLPYFNMATKPLSDNLRKSILPERQGVWDTKEVLSSFRFDQQGRLVFGSVGALRNTGASVHKAWAKKSLKRLFPQIGDVEFESEWFGKIGMTNDSLPKFHRLARNVVGFSGYNGRGIAPGTVFGKHLAKLVSGEINEADLPLPVSDPKEQSFRGLREAYYEAGAQVAHAAEIII, from the coding sequence ATGTTGAACGATCCTCGCTCACATGGCCTTTGGGAAAAGACCGCTCCTGCCGCACCGAAGACCACGTCGCTGAATGGTGACCTGTCTGCCGATGTGGTGATCGTGGGCGGCGGATTTACCGGCCTTTCGACGGCTTTGCATCTGGCTGAGAAAGGCACCAACGCTGTCGTGCTGGAAGGCATCGAAATCGGCTATGGTGGTTCGGGCCGCAATGTTGGCCTTGTCAATGCTGGCATGTGGGTCATGCCGGATGATCTGCCGGGCGTGCTTGGTCAGCAATATGGTGACCGCCTGCTCGACGTCCTCGGCAATGCGCCGAAGCTGGTTTTTGAAATCATCGAAAAACACAAGATTTCCTGTGAAGTTGAAAAGCAGGGTACACTGCATTGCGCTGTCGGAAAAAAGGGTCTCAAGGAACTCGAAGAACGCTATGAGCAGTGGGCGCGGCGCGGTGCCAATGTGAAGCTGCTTGATGCCAGGGAAACCGAAGCCAAGGTCGGGACCAAGGCCTATTCAGGATCGCTGCTTGATCTGCGCGCGGGCACCATTCAGCCGCTTGCCTATGTGCGCGGTCTGGCCCATGCAGCCATTGCTGCCGGTGCCCGGATCTTCACGCAAAGCCCTGTGATCGGCGCCAGCGAACAAAACGGAAAATGGGTGGTCAAGACTGCTTCCGGCACGGTTACGGCCGATTGGATCGTGGTTGCGACCAACGCCTATACCAATGTGCCATGGTCGGAAGTGCGCGCTGAGCTTGTGCATCTGCCTTATTTCAACATGGCGACAAAGCCGCTTTCAGACAATTTGCGAAAGAGCATTCTGCCGGAACGTCAGGGTGTGTGGGACACGAAGGAAGTTCTGTCGTCTTTCCGCTTTGACCAACAAGGCCGTCTGGTGTTCGGTAGCGTCGGTGCGCTGCGCAACACGGGTGCGAGTGTGCACAAAGCATGGGCAAAAAAGTCGCTCAAGCGTCTCTTCCCACAAATCGGTGACGTGGAATTCGAATCGGAATGGTTTGGCAAGATCGGCATGACAAATGACAGTCTGCCGAAGTTCCATCGCCTCGCACGCAATGTCGTAGGCTTCTCCGGCTATAACGGACGCGGCATCGCGCCCGGAACAGTGTTTGGCAAGCATCTTGCGAAGCTGGTTTCAGGCGAGATTAATGAGGCCGATCTGCCGCTGCCGGTCAGTGATCCGAAGGAACAGAGTTTTCGTGGTCTGCGCGAAGCCTATTATGAAGCAGGCGCACAGGTTGCGCACGCCGCTGAGATAATTATTTGA
- a CDS encoding helix-turn-helix transcriptional regulator, whose translation MSDIQSVAQSASLAMPLDEILKVLGHPVRLDILSWLKQPEKHFSAQHMPLEMGVCAGQFERCGLSQSTVSAHLSVLTKAGLITPHRVGQWTFYKRDEAAIAALLKSLSDL comes from the coding sequence ATGTCGGACATTCAATCTGTAGCACAGTCTGCTTCATTGGCTATGCCGTTGGACGAGATACTCAAGGTGCTTGGCCATCCAGTTCGACTCGACATTTTAAGCTGGCTCAAGCAGCCGGAGAAGCATTTCTCCGCGCAGCACATGCCCCTGGAGATGGGTGTGTGCGCCGGTCAGTTCGAGCGGTGCGGCCTCTCCCAGTCCACCGTTTCGGCTCATTTGTCCGTGCTGACGAAAGCGGGGCTGATTACGCCTCACCGCGTCGGCCAATGGACCTTCTACAAGCGCGATGAGGCGGCGATTGCCGCCTTGCTCAAATCACTGTCCGATCTTTAA
- a CDS encoding ABC transporter substrate-binding protein — MTKMLKRATAIPALLALSMAVAQADTLTLYTSQPEADAAKTVEAFRKANPDTDVQIFRSGTSELLTKLAAEFSAGAPQPDVLLIADAVTMEGLKKDKRLLAYTDAKVDGFAADSYDTDKTYFGSKLITTGIAYNTGAAEKPEHWSDLTKTEYKGQVVMPNPLYSGAAAYLLSGFALNKDLGWDYFKNLKTNELASVKGNGAVLKSVASGEKPYGILVDFMALNAKAKGSPIEFVFPSEGVPAVTEPVAIMATAKNVDGAKKFVDFILSDDGQKLALEQGYLPAKQGVGHPAWLPEGTKINIMSIDTQKVLDQTDGDKKQFSELFGG, encoded by the coding sequence ATGACCAAGATGTTGAAGCGGGCTACGGCCATTCCAGCTCTTCTTGCTCTGTCCATGGCTGTCGCACAGGCCGACACGTTGACGCTTTACACCTCGCAGCCGGAAGCTGATGCAGCCAAGACGGTTGAAGCTTTCCGCAAGGCCAACCCGGATACGGATGTGCAGATTTTCCGTTCGGGGACGAGTGAACTCCTTACCAAGCTTGCCGCCGAGTTTTCGGCTGGCGCGCCACAGCCTGACGTGTTGCTGATCGCGGATGCGGTAACGATGGAAGGTCTCAAGAAGGACAAGCGTCTGCTCGCTTACACGGACGCCAAAGTCGATGGTTTTGCTGCGGATAGCTATGACACCGACAAGACCTATTTCGGCTCCAAGCTGATCACCACAGGGATTGCTTATAACACGGGTGCGGCTGAGAAGCCGGAGCATTGGTCCGATCTTACCAAGACCGAGTATAAGGGTCAGGTTGTGATGCCCAACCCGCTTTACTCGGGTGCTGCGGCCTATCTCTTAAGCGGTTTCGCTCTCAACAAAGATCTCGGCTGGGATTATTTCAAGAACCTCAAGACCAATGAACTGGCCAGTGTCAAAGGCAATGGCGCCGTGCTTAAATCTGTTGCGAGCGGTGAAAAGCCATATGGCATTCTGGTTGACTTCATGGCGCTCAATGCCAAGGCCAAGGGTTCGCCGATCGAATTCGTGTTCCCGTCGGAAGGTGTGCCTGCCGTGACTGAACCGGTTGCGATCATGGCGACCGCCAAGAACGTGGATGGCGCCAAGAAGTTCGTTGATTTTATCCTGTCGGATGACGGCCAGAAGCTGGCCCTTGAGCAGGGCTATCTGCCTGCCAAGCAAGGTGTCGGCCACCCTGCATGGCTGCCGGAAGGCACCAAGATCAACATCATGTCTATCGACACCCAGAAGGTTCTCGATCAGACTGATGGCGACAAGAAGCAGTTCTCCGAACTGTTTGGCGGATAA
- a CDS encoding alkene reductase → MATLFDPVTVGDIKLANRIVMAPLTRNRSPRAVPNDLNVTYYEQRASAGLIITEATPISHQGQGYADVPGLYSDEQLAGWKRVTDAVHSAGGKIVVQMWHVGRISHNSLQPNGGKPVAPSAITAKSKTYLVHPDGTGEFAPTSEPRALEKSELPEIAATYAKAAKNAVEVAGFDGVEIHAANGYLIDQFLRSGSNHRTDEYGGSIENRARFLFEVVDAITKSVAPGKVGIRLSPVTPANDASDPDPQPLFDYVLEKLASYGLAYIHIIEGATGGPRDFQQGPQPFDYARLKQVYRDAGGKAAWMVNNGYDRDLAEQEIESGRADVVAFGKPFISNPDLVRRLKENAPLNELDQQHMYGGGAKGYTDYPTLA, encoded by the coding sequence ATGGCCACATTGTTCGATCCAGTCACAGTCGGCGATATCAAGCTTGCCAACCGCATCGTTATGGCACCGCTGACGCGCAATCGCTCGCCCCGCGCTGTGCCAAACGACCTCAACGTCACCTATTATGAACAGCGCGCAAGTGCTGGTCTCATCATCACCGAGGCAACGCCGATCAGCCATCAGGGGCAGGGCTATGCCGATGTGCCGGGCCTTTACTCCGATGAGCAGCTTGCCGGCTGGAAGCGCGTAACTGATGCGGTTCACAGCGCAGGCGGCAAGATCGTCGTGCAGATGTGGCATGTGGGTCGTATTTCGCACAACAGCCTGCAGCCAAATGGCGGCAAGCCTGTCGCACCTTCGGCCATCACCGCCAAGTCGAAGACCTATCTCGTGCATCCCGACGGCACCGGCGAATTTGCGCCAACCTCGGAGCCACGCGCACTTGAAAAGAGCGAGCTGCCGGAAATCGCGGCCACCTATGCCAAGGCTGCAAAGAATGCTGTGGAGGTAGCCGGGTTTGACGGCGTCGAAATTCACGCGGCAAACGGCTATCTGATCGATCAGTTCCTGCGTTCAGGCAGCAACCACCGCACTGACGAATATGGCGGCTCCATCGAAAACCGCGCGCGCTTTTTGTTTGAAGTGGTGGATGCGATTACCAAGTCGGTTGCACCGGGCAAGGTTGGTATTCGTCTTTCGCCGGTCACGCCTGCCAATGACGCATCGGATCCGGATCCACAGCCGCTGTTTGACTATGTGCTCGAAAAGCTTGCCTCTTACGGTCTTGCATATATTCACATCATCGAAGGCGCGACCGGCGGTCCACGCGATTTCCAGCAGGGTCCGCAGCCATTTGATTATGCGCGTCTCAAGCAGGTTTATCGCGATGCCGGTGGCAAAGCGGCCTGGATGGTCAATAATGGCTATGATCGCGACCTTGCTGAACAGGAAATTGAAAGCGGCCGTGCCGATGTGGTTGCCTTCGGCAAGCCATTCATCTCCAATCCTGATCTCGTGCGTCGTTTGAAAGAAAATGCGCCGCTCAATGAGCTGGATCAGCAACATATGTATGGCGGCGGCGCCAAGGGTTACACGGATTATCCAACCCTCGCCTGA
- a CDS encoding Lrp/AsnC family transcriptional regulator translates to MDDLDEKLITLLRHNGRRSISDVAIDLGVSRATVRSRMERLEQSGDIIGYTVILRSDAVDLPVRGIMMIEIEGHVADRVVKALGGFSEISAIHTTNGRFDLVVELGAATLTDFDAVLRRIRLVPGIKASETNLLLATPRSTRARL, encoded by the coding sequence ATGGACGATCTGGATGAAAAGCTTATCACGCTTTTACGTCACAATGGCCGACGCAGCATATCGGATGTTGCGATTGATCTCGGCGTTTCGCGCGCGACCGTCCGTTCGCGCATGGAACGTCTGGAACAATCTGGCGACATCATCGGCTATACGGTGATCCTGCGCTCTGACGCAGTTGATCTGCCGGTGCGCGGTATCATGATGATCGAAATCGAAGGCCATGTCGCCGACCGGGTGGTCAAGGCGCTCGGCGGTTTCTCCGAAATTTCAGCCATCCACACCACAAATGGTCGTTTCGATCTGGTGGTGGAACTGGGTGCCGCAACGCTGACCGATTTTGATGCCGTGCTGCGCCGCATCCGACTTGTGCCGGGGATCAAGGCCAGCGAAACCAATCTGCTGTTGGCAACACCGCGCTCAACGCGCGCACGTCTGTAA
- a CDS encoding ABC transporter ATP-binding protein, which translates to MARLKIASVSKVFNEFQALSEVSLDVKDGEFVAILGPSGCGKTTLLRMIAGFEDVDGGEIHIGDSRVSHVDGSVPPEKRQVGIVFQNYALWPHMTVAENVGYSLRVAKVAKAERESRVKEALALVDLDGFGDRRPANLSGGQRQRVALARCLVAAPSLVLFDEPLANLDVHLRASMEDEFAAFHKRTGTTIIYITHDQAEAMALADRIAVLDHGKLQQFDTPRKLYEEPASEMVASFIAHGMVLPAEVVSFAKAGHCEALVLGSRAEVRCSGIEVPRAHAQLCVRAEDLVLTEAGGIPVRVKRSVYRGGGSRIEAHPLTKPDIHLHFEVRDPVRLEEGDEVRVAIRGGWIIPTDEIPVRKVSTGFPIGNKI; encoded by the coding sequence ATGGCGCGACTGAAAATCGCTTCTGTTTCCAAAGTTTTCAACGAATTTCAGGCCCTGTCTGAAGTGTCTCTCGATGTGAAGGACGGCGAGTTCGTTGCCATTCTCGGACCATCCGGCTGCGGCAAGACCACGCTGCTGCGGATGATTGCAGGCTTTGAAGATGTTGACGGCGGCGAAATCCACATTGGTGACAGCCGTGTTTCCCATGTTGACGGCAGCGTGCCACCGGAAAAGCGACAGGTCGGTATCGTCTTCCAGAATTATGCGCTCTGGCCGCATATGACGGTTGCCGAAAATGTCGGCTATAGCCTGCGGGTGGCGAAGGTTGCCAAAGCTGAGCGCGAGTCCCGCGTCAAAGAAGCACTGGCTCTGGTCGATCTGGATGGTTTCGGTGATCGTCGTCCGGCCAATCTTTCGGGTGGTCAGCGGCAGCGCGTGGCTTTGGCCCGTTGTCTGGTAGCAGCCCCTTCGCTGGTCTTGTTTGACGAACCGCTTGCCAATCTCGACGTGCATTTGCGTGCTTCAATGGAAGACGAATTTGCGGCTTTCCACAAGCGCACCGGTACGACGATTATCTACATCACGCATGATCAGGCCGAGGCCATGGCGCTTGCTGACCGGATTGCGGTTCTTGATCACGGCAAGCTTCAGCAGTTTGATACGCCGCGCAAGCTTTACGAAGAACCGGCCAGCGAAATGGTCGCTTCCTTCATTGCGCACGGCATGGTTCTGCCTGCAGAGGTTGTGTCCTTTGCGAAAGCGGGACATTGCGAGGCGCTGGTGCTGGGAAGCCGCGCAGAGGTGCGCTGTTCCGGCATCGAAGTGCCGCGTGCCCATGCGCAACTCTGCGTTCGCGCAGAAGATCTGGTATTGACCGAGGCCGGTGGCATCCCCGTGCGGGTCAAGCGTTCAGTCTATCGCGGTGGCGGTTCGCGCATCGAGGCACATCCGCTCACCAAGCCGGATATTCACCTGCATTTTGAAGTGCGCGATCCGGTAAGACTGGAAGAAGGCGATGAGGTTCGCGTTGCTATTCGCGGTGGCTGGATCATTCCAACCGATGAGATACCGGTGAGAAAAGTCTCAACCGGCTTTCCAATCGGCAACAAGATCTGA
- the rocF gene encoding arginase encodes MHCKILGLPVQEGTGRLGCNMGPDGYRAAGIADAIRELGHAYTDLGNLAPAKLRPLTHPNPAIKALPQAVAWIEAISEAAYRESEEGFPIFLGGDHLLAAGTVPGIARRAAEKGRKQFVLWLDAHTDFHTLETTGSGNLHGTPVAYYTGQKGFEGYFPALAAPIDPANVCMMGIRSVDPAERDAIQKTAVSVFDMRLIDEHGVAALLRRFLQRVKDENGLLHVSLDVDFLEPSIAPAVGTTVPGGATFREAHLIMEMLHDSDLVTSLDLVELNPFLDERGRTATVMVDLMASLLGRSVMDRPTINY; translated from the coding sequence ATGCATTGCAAGATTTTGGGATTGCCGGTTCAGGAAGGTACGGGACGTCTGGGTTGCAATATGGGGCCCGATGGTTATCGCGCCGCTGGCATCGCGGATGCAATTCGCGAACTTGGCCACGCGTATACGGATCTCGGCAATCTGGCACCGGCTAAGTTGCGCCCGCTGACCCACCCCAATCCTGCGATCAAGGCTTTGCCGCAGGCTGTCGCCTGGATCGAAGCGATCAGTGAAGCCGCTTATCGTGAGAGTGAAGAAGGTTTCCCGATCTTCCTTGGTGGCGATCATCTGCTTGCAGCAGGCACTGTTCCCGGCATTGCACGCCGCGCAGCTGAAAAAGGTCGTAAGCAATTTGTGCTCTGGCTTGATGCCCATACGGATTTCCATACGCTGGAAACAACGGGCAGCGGCAATCTGCATGGTACGCCTGTGGCCTATTACACGGGCCAGAAGGGGTTTGAAGGCTATTTCCCGGCATTGGCAGCGCCGATCGATCCCGCCAATGTCTGCATGATGGGTATTCGCAGTGTTGATCCGGCTGAACGCGATGCGATCCAGAAAACTGCGGTGTCTGTCTTTGATATGCGCCTTATCGATGAGCATGGTGTGGCAGCGCTGCTGCGCCGCTTTCTCCAGCGTGTGAAGGACGAAAACGGCCTTCTGCATGTGAGCCTTGATGTTGATTTCCTTGAGCCGTCGATTGCGCCAGCAGTCGGCACCACGGTTCCGGGCGGAGCGACCTTCCGTGAAGCACATCTCATCATGGAAATGCTGCATGACAGCGATCTCGTGACAAGCCTCGATCTGGTTGAACTTAACCCGTTTCTCGATGAACGCGGACGCACTGCAACCGTGATGGTTGACCTGATGGCGAGCCTTTTGGGGCGCAGCGTCATGGATAGACCGACCATCAATTATTGA
- a CDS encoding Tex family protein, whose amino-acid sequence MANDIKRIAGIIALEINAKPEQAIAAIGLLDEGSTVPFVARYRKEVTGGLDDTQLRQLSERLAYLRELEARRSSILESIRGQNKLTPELELKIAGVQTKAELEDLYLPYKPKRRTKAQIARERGLGPLAEAILADRRLVPTEIAAQYVTGDVADVKAALDGARDIIAEGFAENAELIGNLRNYLKERAVLRSRVVDGKQEAGAKFSDYFDHSERWANVAGHRALAMLRGRNEDFLSLDIEIDADDTSPVKPVERKIAAAYNIGATLPGDRWLMEVAGWAWRVKLSLSLSLDLMRDLRERAEEEAINVFARNLKDLLLAAPAGSRATMGLDPGIRTGVKVAIVDGTGKLLDTTTVYPFPPKNDVRGTQAELASLIRKHKIELIAIGNGTGSRETERLVVDMLNDMPAPKPLKVIVSEAGASVYSASEAAATEFPQLDVSLRGAVSIARRLQDPLAELVKIEPKSIGVGQYQHDVDQSRLARSLDAVVEDAVNAVGVDLNTASASLLARVSGLGKSLAEAIVAHRDDAGAFKNRKELLKVARLGNRAFEQCAGFLRIANGTEPLDASSVHPEAYGVAKKIVAACGRDVRSLMGDSAALKSLDPRVFVDERFGLPTVRDIIAELDKPGRDPRPEFKTATFADGIDDIKDLKSGMMLEGTVTNVAAFGAFVDIGVHQDGLVHVSQLADKFVKDPHEVVKAGDVVKVRVTEVDVPRKRIGLTMRKDGGDAPAPRNNAQRDTKPAQKQNFAPRKPEQPSTGGFGAALLEAMKKK is encoded by the coding sequence ATGGCCAACGATATTAAGCGCATTGCCGGGATTATAGCGCTCGAGATCAATGCAAAGCCCGAACAGGCAATCGCCGCTATTGGCTTGCTGGACGAAGGCTCAACCGTGCCATTCGTCGCCCGTTATCGCAAGGAAGTCACCGGCGGCCTTGATGATACGCAACTGCGCCAGCTTTCAGAGCGCCTCGCCTACTTGCGCGAACTCGAAGCACGCCGCAGCTCCATTCTCGAATCGATCCGCGGCCAGAACAAGCTCACACCGGAACTGGAACTGAAAATCGCAGGTGTCCAGACCAAGGCCGAGCTTGAAGACCTTTATCTTCCCTACAAGCCCAAGCGCCGCACCAAAGCGCAGATCGCCCGCGAACGCGGTCTTGGACCGCTTGCCGAAGCGATTCTCGCCGACCGCAGACTGGTCCCCACAGAAATTGCTGCGCAATATGTCACCGGAGATGTTGCCGATGTGAAGGCAGCCCTTGATGGCGCGCGCGACATCATCGCTGAAGGCTTTGCAGAAAATGCCGAACTGATCGGCAATCTTCGCAACTATCTCAAAGAACGCGCCGTTCTACGCTCGCGCGTTGTCGATGGCAAACAGGAGGCAGGCGCAAAATTCTCCGATTATTTTGACCATTCCGAACGCTGGGCAAACGTTGCAGGCCACCGCGCTCTGGCCATGCTGCGCGGTCGCAATGAGGATTTTCTGTCTCTCGACATTGAAATCGACGCCGATGATACCTCGCCTGTCAAACCCGTCGAACGCAAAATTGCAGCAGCCTATAATATCGGCGCAACGCTTCCCGGCGACCGCTGGCTGATGGAAGTTGCAGGCTGGGCATGGCGCGTCAAGCTCTCGCTCTCCTTGTCACTCGACCTCATGCGCGACCTGCGTGAACGCGCCGAGGAAGAAGCGATCAACGTCTTCGCCCGCAATCTCAAGGACCTGCTATTGGCGGCGCCTGCCGGTTCGCGCGCCACCATGGGCCTTGATCCGGGCATCCGCACCGGCGTCAAGGTCGCAATCGTCGATGGCACCGGCAAACTGCTCGACACAACAACGGTTTATCCGTTTCCGCCAAAGAACGATGTTCGCGGCACCCAGGCCGAACTTGCAAGCCTGATCCGCAAACACAAGATCGAGCTGATAGCGATTGGCAACGGCACAGGCAGCCGCGAAACCGAACGTCTTGTCGTGGATATGCTCAACGACATGCCAGCGCCAAAGCCGCTCAAAGTCATCGTGTCGGAAGCAGGTGCATCAGTCTATTCCGCATCCGAAGCCGCAGCCACCGAATTTCCGCAGCTCGACGTATCGCTGCGCGGTGCCGTTTCCATCGCCCGCCGCCTGCAGGACCCGCTGGCAGAACTCGTCAAGATCGAACCGAAGTCCATCGGCGTTGGCCAGTATCAGCATGATGTCGATCAGTCGCGTCTGGCGCGTTCGCTCGATGCAGTGGTCGAAGATGCAGTGAACGCTGTCGGCGTTGATCTCAACACGGCATCCGCCTCACTGCTGGCGCGCGTATCGGGTCTGGGAAAGTCTTTGGCCGAAGCAATTGTTGCGCATCGCGACGACGCCGGTGCTTTCAAGAACCGCAAGGAACTTCTGAAAGTCGCCCGCCTCGGCAACCGCGCTTTTGAACAATGCGCAGGCTTTCTGCGTATCGCTAACGGCACCGAGCCACTTGATGCGTCCTCCGTTCACCCGGAAGCCTATGGTGTTGCCAAGAAGATCGTTGCCGCCTGCGGCCGCGATGTGCGCAGCCTCATGGGTGATAGCGCAGCACTTAAAAGCCTCGATCCGCGCGTCTTTGTCGATGAGCGTTTTGGTCTGCCAACCGTGCGCGACATTATTGCCGAGCTGGACAAGCCGGGCCGCGATCCGCGCCCTGAGTTCAAGACCGCAACCTTCGCCGATGGCATCGATGACATCAAGGACCTGAAATCCGGCATGATGCTGGAAGGCACAGTCACAAACGTTGCTGCCTTTGGTGCCTTCGTCGATATCGGTGTGCATCAGGACGGGCTTGTCCATGTTTCGCAGCTTGCCGATAAATTTGTCAAAGACCCGCATGAAGTGGTCAAGGCTGGCGATGTGGTGAAGGTGCGCGTGACGGAAGTGGATGTGCCACGCAAGCGCATCGGCCTTACAATGCGCAAGGACGGCGGCGATGCTCCTGCCCCGCGCAACAATGCGCAGCGCGACACGAAACCTGCACAGAAGCAGAACTTTGCCCCGCGCAAACCGGAACAACCATCAACCGGCGGTTTCGGCGCAGCCCTTCTGGAAGCGATGAAGAAGAAATAA
- a CDS encoding iron ABC transporter permease, which translates to MQIFRDIQGRDTALIVGVTLIVAVLSLLPMARLLVELVAPQGQFSTSVLSETLSSRSTWIATWHSLQIGIGGTLLALVFGIVAALLVGLTDMRGRNVFVLFYVTPLLIAPQVTALAWLQLFGPSSQFLKIIGMAPPLGSRNPLYSVWGIIFLLGVQYGPLVFLIVRAGLRKLPRELVEAGLSAGASKWTVLRTIILPLMTPSIIGAAALAFVSCVGNFGIPAFLGIPSNYLVLPTLIYQRLAGGGPAVLSSVAVLSVLIGLIAMAGIAAQDYASRRRDFRIVSTSLPAAPFSLGVWRLWAELAAWLLIVIVLFLPLIGLTLSALVPAYGVPLTFATATLENFRFVMLEHSGSARAFGNSILLSVVTAGFAVVIAVPLAYMLAWRKRRWTPILNFAAEMPYALPGVVLAIACLLMFLKPLPVVGVSLYNTLWIILFAYLARFFVLALRPTVAGLHQIDRALEEAARIAGAGLFYRLRTIIFPLVAPATLAGGVLIFMTAFCELTVSALLWASGSETLGVVMFSFEQAGDSAYAAAISILAVAVTFILMLATNLFARRLPNGVLPWRD; encoded by the coding sequence ATGCAGATTTTCCGAGATATTCAGGGCCGTGATACGGCCCTGATTGTTGGTGTAACGTTGATTGTTGCGGTTTTGTCGCTGCTTCCGATGGCGCGATTGCTTGTTGAGCTTGTTGCGCCACAAGGACAGTTTTCGACATCCGTTCTGTCAGAAACGCTTAGCAGTCGCTCGACATGGATTGCCACATGGCATTCCCTGCAGATCGGTATTGGCGGTACGCTGCTGGCGCTGGTGTTTGGCATTGTGGCGGCATTGCTCGTTGGCCTCACGGACATGCGCGGGCGCAATGTCTTTGTGCTTTTTTACGTAACGCCGCTACTGATCGCCCCACAGGTAACAGCCTTGGCCTGGCTCCAGCTTTTCGGACCTTCCAGTCAATTCCTCAAGATCATCGGCATGGCGCCGCCACTGGGAAGCCGCAATCCGCTTTATTCCGTCTGGGGCATTATCTTTCTGCTCGGCGTACAATATGGGCCGCTGGTCTTTCTGATCGTAAGGGCGGGCCTGCGCAAACTCCCGCGCGAACTGGTGGAAGCAGGTCTGAGTGCCGGTGCCAGCAAATGGACCGTTCTGCGCACCATTATTCTGCCGCTGATGACGCCATCGATCATCGGTGCTGCCGCCTTGGCTTTCGTATCGTGCGTTGGCAATTTTGGTATCCCCGCCTTCCTGGGGATTCCATCGAATTATCTCGTTCTGCCAACGCTGATTTATCAGCGTCTTGCTGGCGGAGGGCCGGCTGTTCTCTCCAGTGTTGCAGTGCTTTCAGTGCTGATTGGTCTGATCGCCATGGCAGGAATTGCTGCGCAGGATTATGCCTCTCGCCGCCGCGATTTCCGCATTGTTTCGACGTCACTTCCCGCAGCACCTTTTTCGCTTGGCGTATGGCGCCTTTGGGCGGAACTGGCAGCATGGCTGTTGATCGTAATCGTATTGTTTCTGCCGCTCATTGGCCTGACGCTTTCAGCACTGGTTCCAGCATATGGCGTGCCGCTTACATTTGCGACGGCCACGCTTGAAAATTTCCGCTTTGTCATGCTTGAACACAGCGGTTCGGCCCGCGCTTTTGGCAACAGCATTCTGCTTTCGGTTGTGACGGCGGGTTTTGCGGTGGTGATTGCGGTTCCGCTTGCCTATATGCTCGCATGGCGCAAACGGCGCTGGACGCCGATCCTCAATTTTGCTGCCGAGATGCCCTATGCGTTACCGGGTGTCGTGCTGGCCATCGCCTGTCTGCTGATGTTCTTAAAACCGCTGCCAGTGGTGGGTGTCAGCCTCTATAATACGCTCTGGATCATCTTGTTTGCTTATCTCGCACGCTTCTTCGTGCTGGCGCTGCGGCCAACGGTTGCTGGTCTGCATCAGATTGACCGTGCGCTGGAAGAAGCCGCGCGAATTGCAGGCGCTGGCCTTTTCTATCGGCTCAGGACCATTATATTTCCTCTGGTCGCACCAGCGACGCTTGCAGGCGGCGTGCTCATTTTCATGACCGCATTCTGCGAGCTGACGGTTTCAGCGCTTCTCTGGGCGTCGGGATCGGAAACGCTGGGCGTGGTGATGTTTTCTTTTGAACAGGCGGGCGATTCCGCCTATGCGGCTGCCATATCCATTCTGGCCGTTGCGGTAACATTCATACTGATGCTTGCAACAAATCTGTTTGCGCGGCGTCTTCCAAACGGGGTGCTGCCATGGCGCGACTGA